A single window of Solanum dulcamara chromosome 5, daSolDulc1.2, whole genome shotgun sequence DNA harbors:
- the LOC129890680 gene encoding uncharacterized protein LOC129890680: protein MTNEIEVMDDTTSKIGALNIVSSSRTSIAPAIASTEKSKKITDINFKRFVKESVSKLDDSTPKVERIMIIEVWKHSDFLCNNYILNGLYGDLYNVYSNMKTSKDLWDALEKKYKTKDVGLNKFIMAKFLDFKMVDSKYVVTQVQKLQVIINDLLAEGLVIKKAFQVAAMIKKLPHLWKDFKNYLKHKRKEIYLEDLIVKLRIEEDNKAAEKRAVECKAPKKAKKKAQANVAEFEDYDLCAMLSEYNLVGNPRKWWIDFDATRHVCANKELFASYEPTQDDDTIYMANLTTAKVEGTCKVLLKMTFGKVVTLKNVLHVPNLRKNLISTPLLTKNEFKCVFVSDKVIISKNEVYVEKGYLCEGLFKLNVMAIANNQSSCSTYLLESSGLWHECLGHVNYKTLQKLISLEVLPNFE, encoded by the exons ATGACTAATGAAATTGAAGTCATGGATGATACGACATCAAAAATTGGTGCATTGAATATTGTTTCGTCGAGTCGTACAAGTATTGCACCTGCTATAGCATCGactgaaaaatctaaaaaaatcaCTGACATAAATTTCAAGAG ATTTGTCAAAGAAAGTGTTTCTAAGTTAGATGATTCAACTCCGAAGGTTGAACGCATTATGATTATTGAAGTTTGGAAGCATTCTGATTTCTTATGCAATAACTATATTCTGAATGGGCTTTATGGTGACTTGTACAATGTGTACAGTAATATGAAAACTTCCAAAGACCTCTGGGATGCTTTAGAAAAGAAGTATAAGACGAAGGATGTCGGATTGAATAAATTCATCATGGCAAAGTTTCTGGACTTCAAGATGGTAGATAGCAAATATGTTGTTACTCAAGTTCAGAAATTGCAAGTGATTATCAATGATCTTCTTGCGGAAGGTCTTGTGATTAAAAAGGCCTTTCAAGTAGCTGCTATGATTAAGAAGTTACCTCATTTGTGGAAGGACTTCAAAAATTACTTAAAGCATAAGAGAAAGGAGATTTACCTTGAAGATCTCATTGTAAAATTGAGAATTGAAGAGGACAATAAGGCTGCGGAGAAGAG GGCTGTAGAATGTAAAGCTCCCAAGAAAGCAAAGAAGAAAGCTCAAGCAAATGTTGCTGAATTTGAAGATTATGATCTATGTGCTATGCTTTCTGAATATAATCTTGTTGGTAATCCAAGAAAGTGGTGGATAGATTTCGATGCCACCCGTCATGTATGCGCCAACAAAGAACTTTTTGCATCATATGAGCCTACTCAAGATGATGACACGATTTACATGGCAAACTTGACAACTGCAAAGGTTGAAGGAACATGCAAAGTTCTCTTGAAGATGACATTTGGCAAGGTGGTAACTCTCAAGAATGTGCTACATGTTCCAAATTTAAGAAAGAACTTAATTTCTACTCCACTTCTTACTAAAAATGAATTCAAATGTGTATTTGTTTCTGACAAAGTTATAATTAGTAAAAATGAAGTGTATGTTGAAAAGGGCTACCTTTGCGAGGGCTTGTTTAAGCTCAATGTAATGGCTATTGCTAATAATCAAAGTTCTTGTTCTACTTATTTGCTTGAGTCGAGTGGTTTATGGCATGAATGTTTGGGACATGTCAATTACAagaccttacaaaaattaattagtttggAAGTGTTGCCTAATTTTGAGTGA